One segment of Procambarus clarkii isolate CNS0578487 chromosome 1, FALCON_Pclarkii_2.0, whole genome shotgun sequence DNA contains the following:
- the LOC138362994 gene encoding ice nucleation protein-like gives MLQQGTVGYAPTGNSGLSSNREQWAMLQQGTVGYASTGNSGLSSNREQWAMLQQGTVGYASTGNSGLCFNREQWAMLQQGTVGYASTGISGLYSNREQWAMPQHGTVGYAPTGNSGLCFNREQWVMLQQGTVGYAPTGNSGLCSNIKQWAMLQQGTVGYAPTGNSGLCSNREQWAMLQQGTVGYAPTGNSGLCSNREQWAMLQQETVGYAPTGNSGLCSNREQWAMLQQGTVGYAPTGNSGLCSNREQWAMLQQGTVGYAPTGNGGLCSNREQWAMLQQGTVGYAPTGNSGLCSNREL, from the coding sequence ATGCTTCAACAGGGAACAGTGGGTTATGCTCCAACAGGGAACAGTGGGCTATCCTCCAACAGGGAACAGTGGGCTATGCTTCAACAGGGAACAGTGGGCTATGCTTCAACAGGGAACAGTGGGCTATCCTCCAACAGGGAACAGTGGGCTATGCTTCAACAGGGAACAGTGGGCTATGCTTCAACAGGGAACAGTGGGCTATGCTTCAACAGGGAACAGTGGGCTATGCTTCAACAGGGAACAGTGGGCTATGCTTCAACAGGGATCAGTGGGCTATACTCCAACAGGGAACAGTGGGCTATGCCCCAACATGGAACAGTGGGCTATGCCCCAACAGGGAACAGTGGGCTATGCTTCAACAGGGAACAGTGGGTTATGCTCCAACAGGGAACAGTGGGTTATGCTCCAACAGGGAACAGTGGGTTGTGCTCCAACATTAAACAGTGGGCTATGCTTCAACAGGGAACAGTGGGCTATGCTCCAACAGGAAACAGTGGGCTATGCTCCAACAGGGAACAGTGGGCTATGCTTCAACAGGGAACAGTGGGCTATGCTCCAACAGGAAACAGTGGGCTATGCTCCAACAGGGAACAGTGGGCTATGCTTCAACAGGAAACAGTGGGCTATGCTCCAACAGGAAACAGTGGGCTATGCTCCAACAGGGAACAGTGGGCTATGCTCCAACAGGGAACAGTGGGCTATGCTCCAACAGGGAACAGTGGGCTATGCTCCAACAGGGAACAGTGGGCTATGCTCCAACAGGGAACGGTGGGCTATGCTCCAACAGGGAACGGTGGGCTATGCTCCAACAGGGAACAGTGGGCTATGCTCCAACAGGGAACAGTGGGCTATGCTCCAACAGGGAACAGTGGGCTATGCTCCAACAGGGAGCTATAA
- the LOC138362995 gene encoding putative uncharacterized protein DDB_G0290521, with product MSRALAAAHDVESLAAAHDVESPRSCRSPSDLQRRQESQRPPASPGVSATSSVARSPSDLQRRQESPRPPASPGVSATSSVARSPSDLQRRQESQRPPASPGVPATSSVARSPSDLQRRQESQRPPASPGVPATSSVARSPRDLQRRQESQRPPASPGVPATSSVARSPRDLQRRQESQRPPASPGVSATSSASRPCLSRRVLPAPQPPITPNGTERDLWQEGAAVCLG from the exons ATGTCGAGAGCCCTCGCAGCTGCCCATGATGTTGAGAGCCTCGCAGCTGCCCATGATGTCGAGAGCCCTCGCAGCTGTCG GAGTCCCAGCGACCTCCAGCGTCGCCAGGAGTCCCAGCGACCTCCAGCGTCGCCAGGAGTCTCCGCGACCTCCAGCGTCGCCAGGAGTCCCAGCGACCTCCAGCGTCGCCAGGAGTCTCCGCGACCTCCAGCGTCGCCAGGAGTCTCCGCGACCTCCAGCGTCGCCAGGAGTCCCAGCGACCTCCAGCGTCGCCAGGAGTCCCAGCGACCTCCAGCGTCGCCAGGAGTCCCAGCGACCTCCAGCGTCGCCAGGAGTCCCAGCGACCTCCAGCGTCGCCAGGAGTCCCAGCGACCTCCAGCGTCGCCAGGAGTCCCAGCGACCTCCAGCGTCGCCAGGAGTCCCCGCGACCTCCAGCGTCGCCAGGAGTCCCAGCGACCTCCAGCGTCGCCAGGAGTCCCAGCGACCTCCAGCGTCGCCAGGAGTCCCCGCGACCTCCAGCGTCGCCAGGAGTCCCAGCGACCTCCAGCGTCGCCAGGAGTCTCCGCGACCTCCTCTGCTTCACGGCCTTGTTTGTCACGCCGCGTCCTCCCAGCCCCTCAACCACCCATCACACCTAACGGGACGGAACGTGACCTGTGGCAGGAAGGCGCGGCAGTGTGTCTAGGCTGA